A genomic window from Lycium barbarum isolate Lr01 chromosome 4, ASM1917538v2, whole genome shotgun sequence includes:
- the LOC132636083 gene encoding probable sugar phosphate/phosphate translocator At3g11320 — protein sequence MSQSLLLIFTSAVGFYMLSLEQMDYSCCGLRSKLGFPGEGILIPCQSFNYGQGEPSFHLFGFIMCVGATAARALKSVLQGILLSSEGEKLNSMNLLLYMAPIAVVFLLPATLLMEENVVGITLALARDDSRIIWLLLFNSSLAYFVNLTNFLVTKHR from the exons ATGTCGCAGTCATTGCTCTTAATTTTTACTTCAGCAGTCGGATTTTATATGTTATCTCTTGAG CAAATGGATTACTCTTGTTGTGGCCTCCGCAGCAAGCTTGGTTTTCCGGGTGAAGGCATACTCATCCCATGTCAAAGCTTCAATTATGGGCAAG GTGAACCAAGTTTTCATCTATTTGGATTCATAATGTGTGTCGGTGCAACAGCTGCAAGAGCACTCAAGTCAGTGCTTCAGGGGATTTTGCTGTCCTCCGAAGG GGAGAAGCTGAATTCCATGAACCTTCTACTCTATATGGCTCCTATAGCAGTTGTATTTCTATTACCAGCAACACTTTTAATGGAAGAAAATGTAGTTGGCATCACATTGGCACTTGCAAGAGACGATAGTAGAATCATCTGGCTTTTGCTATTCAATTCCTCTCTAGCATATTTTGTAAATCTGACCAATTTTCTGGTGACAAAACACAG ATAG